The following proteins are co-located in the Imtechella halotolerans genome:
- a CDS encoding thioredoxin domain-containing protein, whose translation MKPNLLQYESSPYLLQHANNPVHWHPWNEDTLRKAQRLQKPLLISIGYAACHWCHVMEHETFESIEAAEVMNTHFVNIKIDREELPDVDMLYMNAVQIMTGSGGWPLHVVCLPDGRPFWGGTYFKRTDWMDTLQKLSLLYQHQPEKVLTYAKKLEQGLHTVNLVEKQPITELQLSTLTKAVTDWSEHFDNLYGGMKGAPKFMMPVNYQFLLQYGHLLEDATIKEHVHLTLKRMAWGGVYDLLSGGFSRYSVDNKWHIPHFEKMLYDNAQLISLYSNAFKTNSDPLYNDIVKQTISFIESEWKSNEELFFSSFDADSLNKNNNLEEGAYYGWTQEELKDLLKDDYALFSEVYNVNAFGHWEDGHYVFIQKKSNHEIAEEYDLNIVTLSNKLNNCKNLLRQALKKRSKPRLDDKILTSWNALLVKAYVDAYTSFQEESYKNRAIKTMQALLDLLLDDSYQLWHTYKSGQKRLYGTLEDYACTIEALLSVYEITFNDYWLLTAKALTDHTLDSFYDPKSGMFTYNSIKTNTLIINPIDKTDNVIPSANSIMGHNLLALSHHFNTEYYHKVAKQMLLNMEKDSITFPYSHANWLSLYLKLCIPFYEIAICGDDLDQMARPLWKSYLPQVLLSGTNKESNLPLLANRFFDNRRVYYLCRDNSCQLPTENIQEVLTKFTTLKN comes from the coding sequence ATGAAACCCAATCTTCTTCAATACGAAAGTAGCCCATATCTTCTGCAACATGCCAACAACCCAGTTCATTGGCACCCATGGAACGAAGACACTTTACGTAAAGCTCAAAGACTTCAAAAACCTTTACTAATAAGTATCGGATATGCAGCCTGTCACTGGTGTCATGTTATGGAACACGAAACCTTTGAAAGTATTGAAGCTGCTGAAGTTATGAATACCCACTTTGTCAATATTAAAATTGATCGAGAAGAATTGCCAGATGTAGATATGCTCTATATGAATGCTGTCCAAATTATGACAGGAAGTGGTGGCTGGCCACTTCATGTAGTCTGCCTACCTGATGGCAGGCCTTTCTGGGGAGGTACCTATTTCAAAAGAACAGATTGGATGGATACCCTACAAAAGTTGTCTTTACTTTACCAACACCAGCCAGAAAAGGTATTAACCTATGCAAAAAAACTTGAACAAGGTTTACACACTGTAAATCTGGTCGAAAAGCAACCGATAACAGAACTACAATTATCTACCCTAACAAAAGCAGTAACTGATTGGTCCGAACATTTTGACAATCTTTATGGAGGAATGAAAGGAGCCCCCAAATTCATGATGCCCGTAAACTATCAATTCCTTCTTCAATATGGACATCTACTTGAGGACGCTACCATTAAGGAGCATGTACATTTAACCTTGAAGCGTATGGCTTGGGGAGGGGTTTATGACCTCCTATCTGGCGGATTCTCAAGATATTCTGTGGACAACAAATGGCATATACCACATTTTGAAAAAATGCTCTATGACAACGCCCAATTAATATCACTTTACAGCAACGCATTCAAAACCAATTCCGACCCACTCTATAATGACATTGTAAAGCAGACCATTTCCTTTATTGAGTCGGAATGGAAAAGCAATGAAGAACTTTTCTTTTCATCTTTTGATGCTGATAGTTTAAATAAAAACAACAATTTAGAAGAAGGCGCATATTATGGGTGGACCCAAGAGGAACTTAAAGACCTCCTTAAAGATGATTACGCTCTTTTTTCAGAAGTCTATAATGTGAATGCATTTGGTCATTGGGAAGATGGTCATTATGTTTTCATTCAAAAAAAGAGTAATCATGAAATTGCTGAAGAGTATGATTTGAACATAGTAACACTCAGCAATAAACTAAACAATTGTAAAAATTTACTGAGACAGGCCTTAAAAAAGAGATCGAAACCAAGACTTGATGATAAAATATTAACATCATGGAATGCTCTTCTGGTAAAAGCATATGTAGATGCATACACCTCTTTCCAAGAGGAATCATACAAAAATAGGGCAATTAAAACCATGCAAGCGCTATTAGACTTGCTTTTAGATGACTCTTATCAACTTTGGCACACTTATAAGAGTGGACAAAAACGTTTATATGGGACTTTGGAAGACTACGCTTGCACCATTGAGGCATTACTTTCTGTATACGAAATTACCTTTAACGATTATTGGCTATTAACAGCGAAAGCTTTAACTGATCATACTCTCGACTCATTTTATGACCCGAAGAGCGGCATGTTTACTTACAATTCCATTAAAACAAACACTCTTATAATTAACCCAATTGATAAGACTGACAATGTGATACCTTCAGCTAATTCGATAATGGGACATAATCTACTAGCCCTATCCCATCATTTCAATACGGAATACTATCACAAAGTAGCTAAACAAATGTTACTAAACATGGAAAAAGATAGTATTACTTTTCCTTATAGCCACGCAAATTGGTTATCACTTTATTTAAAGCTTTGTATCCCCTTTTATGAAATTGCTATATGTGGTGATGATCTTGATCAGATGGCGAGGCCACTATGGAAATCCTATCTCCCTCAGGTACTTTTAAGCGGGACTAACAAAGAAAGTAATCTACCACTACTCGCTAATAGGTTTTTTGATAATAGAAGAGTTTACTATCTTTGCAGAGATAATTCCTGCCAACTTCCCACCGAAAACATCCAAGAAGTATTAACAAAATTTACCACCCTTAAAAACTGA
- a CDS encoding dodecin family protein has protein sequence MSILKVIELMANSTKSWEDATSNAVAHASKTVKNIRSVYIQDQSAAVKENKIVEYRVNVKITFEIE, from the coding sequence ATGTCTATTCTAAAAGTAATTGAATTAATGGCGAACTCAACTAAAAGTTGGGAAGACGCCACTTCTAACGCCGTAGCTCATGCTTCCAAAACAGTGAAAAACATTCGATCTGTATACATACAAGATCAAAGTGCGGCCGTAAAAGAGAATAAAATCGTTGAATATCGTGTAAATGTGAAAATCACTTTTGAAATTGAATAA
- a CDS encoding inorganic phosphate transporter encodes MDQLYLFMIMALFALAIVDLVVGVSNDAVNFLNSAIGSKAVSMKTIMIVASVGVAIGAVFSSGMMEVARSGIFNPHGFYFNEIMVIFMAVMLTDVLLLDLFNSLGLPTSTTVSIVFELLGAAVCVAIIKIYGSGQELSALIDYINTQKATEIIFGILISVVIAFTVGTIVQYISRLIFSFQFERNIRYTGGIFGGVALTALSYFIVFKGLKGVTFISPEMLEWLDNNIKMLLLGCLIGFTILSQLLIMFFRINILKVVIVIGTFGLAMAFAGNDLVNFIGVPIAAWQSFEMWSASGLSPDAFTMEGLAGKVKTPTLLLLFAGGVMVVTLWFSKKARNVIETGINLSRQSEAGKERFEPNFLSRLIVRGTVNVANAVEYVLPKSIVAKVDARFQKPVEKKSKKEDAPAFDLVRAAVNLVVASILISAGTSLKLPLSTTYVTFMVAMGSSLADRAWGRESAVYRVAGVFNVVGGWFVTAFVAFIAAFIMAAVIFWGKIYAILVLIIIAVLLLYRSYIVYRNAEREKSQKRRFDRADLITINEIINESSDNISRVISSVNEIYATVIDNLGKQDLVKLKKSRKKLKKLEDEVDELKSDVFYFIKSLDETSVEASKFYILILDYLQDMVQSIGYIARNSYTHVNNNHKNLKFNQVRDLKGISDKFNVLFTDITTTFEKESFGKLEKIILEQKELQDHVSLLIQKQIDRIRTTETSPKNTKLYFSLLLETKDLIAATINLLLLFQEFNKDYKKIVK; translated from the coding sequence ATGGATCAACTATATCTATTTATGATTATGGCGCTTTTTGCGCTAGCAATTGTCGATTTAGTAGTAGGGGTAAGTAATGATGCTGTCAACTTTTTAAATTCTGCTATCGGTTCAAAGGCTGTCTCAATGAAAACAATAATGATTGTTGCCAGTGTGGGAGTTGCCATTGGAGCCGTTTTTTCAAGTGGAATGATGGAAGTAGCACGAAGTGGAATTTTTAATCCACATGGCTTCTACTTTAATGAAATCATGGTGATTTTTATGGCGGTAATGCTAACGGATGTATTACTTCTTGATTTATTTAATTCACTAGGATTGCCCACTTCAACTACGGTCTCTATTGTATTTGAATTATTAGGTGCTGCTGTCTGTGTAGCTATCATTAAGATTTATGGAAGTGGACAAGAATTGTCTGCTTTGATAGATTATATTAACACTCAGAAAGCTACAGAAATTATATTCGGTATTCTAATTTCTGTGGTAATAGCATTTACCGTAGGTACCATAGTGCAATATATTTCCCGTTTAATTTTTTCATTCCAGTTCGAACGTAATATACGATATACTGGAGGTATTTTTGGGGGAGTGGCGCTAACCGCCCTTTCGTACTTTATTGTATTCAAAGGGTTGAAAGGAGTTACATTTATTTCTCCTGAAATGTTGGAATGGCTGGATAACAACATAAAGATGTTGTTGTTGGGATGTTTAATTGGGTTTACAATACTTTCGCAACTTTTAATAATGTTCTTCAGAATTAATATTTTAAAAGTAGTCATTGTAATTGGGACCTTTGGTTTAGCTATGGCTTTTGCGGGCAACGATTTAGTTAACTTTATTGGTGTTCCAATTGCTGCTTGGCAGTCTTTTGAGATGTGGTCAGCTTCTGGATTGTCTCCAGATGCGTTTACTATGGAAGGACTTGCCGGGAAGGTTAAAACGCCTACTTTGTTATTGTTGTTTGCTGGTGGAGTAATGGTAGTTACACTCTGGTTTTCAAAGAAAGCCCGGAATGTAATTGAAACTGGAATTAATTTATCTCGTCAAAGTGAAGCCGGAAAGGAACGTTTTGAGCCTAATTTTTTATCACGTCTAATTGTAAGAGGTACTGTAAATGTAGCTAATGCAGTAGAGTATGTTTTGCCAAAATCAATAGTAGCGAAGGTAGATGCGCGTTTTCAAAAGCCAGTAGAAAAGAAATCAAAAAAAGAGGATGCTCCTGCTTTTGACCTGGTGCGAGCTGCGGTGAATTTAGTGGTCGCTAGTATACTTATTTCCGCAGGTACATCACTTAAGCTACCGCTTTCTACAACCTACGTTACCTTTATGGTTGCTATGGGATCTTCCTTGGCAGATAGGGCTTGGGGTAGAGAAAGTGCTGTTTATCGTGTGGCGGGAGTGTTTAATGTAGTTGGCGGTTGGTTTGTAACGGCTTTTGTAGCGTTTATTGCCGCATTTATAATGGCTGCCGTTATTTTTTGGGGTAAAATATATGCGATATTGGTACTCATCATAATCGCAGTATTGTTATTATATAGAAGTTACATCGTCTATAGAAATGCTGAAAGAGAGAAGAGTCAAAAGCGTCGTTTTGATCGTGCCGATTTAATTACTATTAATGAGATAATTAATGAAAGTTCTGATAATATTTCAAGAGTAATTTCTAGTGTAAATGAAATTTATGCTACAGTAATTGATAATCTTGGTAAGCAAGATTTAGTAAAACTTAAAAAGAGCAGAAAGAAGCTTAAGAAGTTAGAGGATGAGGTGGATGAACTTAAGAGTGATGTATTTTATTTTATAAAATCACTTGATGAAACTTCTGTAGAGGCTAGTAAATTTTATATTCTAATTCTTGATTACTTGCAAGATATGGTTCAGTCTATTGGGTATATTGCACGAAATAGTTATACTCATGTGAATAACAATCATAAGAATTTAAAATTTAATCAAGTACGTGATCTAAAAGGGATCTCTGATAAGTTTAATGTATTGTTTACTGATATTACAACCACATTTGAAAAGGAATCGTTTGGTAAATTAGAGAAAATCATCCTGGAGCAAAAAGAACTTCAAGACCATGTTTCTCTTTTAATTCAAAAGCAAATTGATCGTATTCGTACAACGGAGACGAGTCCTAAGAATACAAAGCTTTACTTTAGTTTGTTATTAGAAACTAAGGATCTTATTGCTGCAACCATTAATTTGTTGTTGCTATTCCAAGAGTTCAATAAGGACTATAAGAAAATAGTGAAGTAA
- a CDS encoding NifU family protein, with amino-acid sequence MDKITLNIQETSNPTIIKMEAPVFLVKNNYEFKNIDEAKNSPLAQQLFYLPFVKTVYISGNFIAIERYSIVEWMDVQNEVAEQIEDYLNSGNPVVLDDESKKKVPVTIYAENTPNPSVMKYVANKKLVAAIHEFKSIDDTSHAPLATALFHFPFVKEVFMDENYISITKYDMADWNEVSMELREFIRNYITDGKEIIDENAMLTSNKNIITDTAFEALDTTSKEIINIIEEYIKPAVASDGGNILFESYDENSNMVKVILQGACSGCPSSTFTLKNGIETMLKEMLHNPQLRVEAING; translated from the coding sequence ATGGATAAAATAACACTTAACATACAAGAAACCAGTAATCCAACTATAATCAAAATGGAAGCTCCAGTTTTTCTGGTTAAAAACAATTATGAATTCAAAAATATAGATGAGGCCAAAAATTCACCTCTAGCTCAACAACTTTTTTATTTGCCATTTGTAAAAACTGTATACATATCTGGTAATTTTATCGCTATTGAACGTTACAGTATCGTTGAATGGATGGATGTACAAAATGAAGTTGCTGAACAAATAGAAGACTACTTAAATAGTGGCAACCCAGTGGTACTAGATGATGAATCCAAAAAGAAAGTCCCCGTAACAATATACGCTGAAAACACTCCAAACCCTAGTGTAATGAAATATGTAGCGAATAAAAAATTAGTAGCTGCTATACATGAATTCAAATCTATAGATGACACATCTCATGCCCCGTTGGCTACTGCATTATTTCATTTTCCTTTTGTAAAAGAGGTTTTTATGGACGAAAACTATATTTCAATCACCAAGTATGATATGGCTGATTGGAATGAAGTATCCATGGAATTAAGGGAATTTATTCGTAACTATATCACTGACGGAAAAGAAATTATCGATGAAAATGCAATGTTAACATCCAATAAAAACATAATTACAGATACGGCATTTGAAGCATTAGATACGACGTCCAAAGAAATTATTAACATCATAGAAGAATACATTAAACCAGCCGTAGCAAGTGATGGAGGAAACATTTTATTTGAATCCTATGATGAGAATTCGAATATGGTAAAAGTAATATTACAAGGTGCATGTAGCGGATGTCCTTCTTCCACATTTACATTAAAAAATGGAATCGAAACCATGCTGAAAGAAATGCTACACAATCCACAACTTCGAGTAGAAGCCATAAACGGTTAA
- a CDS encoding PorP/SprF family type IX secretion system membrane protein: MKNSGFVRWYQQIKQLLVFSVLMVILLFSSKSLAQEGIPVYFDYLTDNYYLIHPSMAGAGDGGKIRLTARKQWFGVDDAPALQTLSANMRLAERSGIGMIAFNDKNGYHSQSGGKITYAHHINLGSGNLLNQLSFGMSAGFIQSRLDESEFLATGIYDPNIHGGLGNASYFNVDFGVSYHIGEVFTHLTVKNALGSERNLYTAAEFDNLRRYLVSLGLVIDGNEWQYEPSVMFQLSEFTKEKSIDVNAKVYRDVSFGKIFGGLSYRRSFDGAQYIDNGEVKSQKLNLVSPIIGINYKNFLFAYTYTNQGGDMRYDNGGFHQITLGFDFLQSGRRWDCYCPAVNY; this comes from the coding sequence ATGAAAAATAGTGGTTTTGTAAGATGGTACCAGCAAATTAAACAATTGTTGGTCTTTTCGGTCCTTATGGTCATTCTTCTATTTAGTAGTAAGTCTTTGGCTCAAGAAGGCATACCTGTTTACTTTGATTACCTTACCGATAATTACTATTTAATACATCCATCTATGGCAGGTGCTGGGGATGGGGGAAAAATTCGTCTCACAGCAAGGAAACAATGGTTTGGGGTAGATGATGCACCTGCACTTCAGACACTGAGTGCAAATATGCGATTGGCAGAAAGGTCCGGAATTGGCATGATTGCTTTTAATGATAAAAATGGGTACCACTCTCAATCAGGAGGAAAAATCACCTATGCTCATCATATTAATTTGGGAAGTGGTAATTTGTTGAACCAACTTTCTTTTGGTATGAGTGCTGGTTTTATACAAAGTAGACTTGATGAATCAGAATTTTTAGCAACGGGGATTTATGATCCGAATATCCACGGTGGATTGGGAAATGCCTCCTATTTTAATGTGGATTTTGGTGTTTCCTATCATATTGGTGAGGTCTTTACTCATCTTACAGTGAAAAATGCTTTAGGTAGTGAGCGTAATTTGTATACCGCAGCAGAATTTGATAATCTTAGAAGGTATTTGGTATCCTTGGGTTTAGTTATTGATGGTAATGAGTGGCAGTATGAACCTTCTGTAATGTTTCAATTATCCGAATTTACCAAGGAAAAGAGTATTGATGTAAATGCTAAAGTATATAGAGATGTTAGTTTTGGTAAAATATTTGGAGGCTTGTCGTATAGGAGAAGTTTTGATGGTGCCCAGTATATAGATAATGGGGAGGTTAAATCTCAAAAGTTAAATCTAGTGTCACCTATCATTGGAATTAATTATAAGAATTTTCTTTTTGCCTATACCTATACAAACCAAGGAGGGGATATGAGATATGATAATGGAGGTTTCCATCAAATTACTTTAGGATTTGACTTTCTGCAATCAGGTAGACGCTGGGATTGTTATTGCCCAGCTGTAAATTATTAG
- a CDS encoding gamma carbonic anhydrase family protein, producing the protein MIIKKIKGKAPKMGLDCYVAENATIVGDVVMGDQCSIWFNAVIRGDVHYIKMGNKVNVQDGAVIHATYLKSPTTIGNNVSIGHNAIVHGCTIHDNVLIGMGSIVMDDCVIESNSIIAAGAVVTQNTRVEAGSIYAGVPARKVKDISQELISGEINRIADNYVKYSGWFKEESE; encoded by the coding sequence ATGATAATTAAGAAAATAAAAGGTAAAGCTCCAAAAATGGGGTTGGATTGTTACGTAGCTGAGAATGCTACAATTGTGGGAGATGTTGTAATGGGAGATCAATGTAGTATATGGTTTAATGCAGTAATTCGAGGAGATGTTCATTATATTAAAATGGGTAATAAAGTAAACGTACAGGATGGTGCCGTTATTCATGCTACGTATCTAAAATCTCCGACTACAATAGGGAATAATGTTTCAATTGGTCACAATGCCATTGTTCATGGTTGTACAATTCATGATAATGTCCTTATAGGGATGGGAAGTATAGTGATGGATGACTGTGTTATAGAAAGTAATAGTATCATAGCAGCAGGTGCAGTAGTCACTCAAAATACGCGAGTAGAGGCTGGAAGTATTTATGCCGGAGTACCAGCTCGGAAAGTAAAAGATATAAGTCAAGAGCTAATTTCTGGAGAAATTAATCGCATTGCAGACAATTATGTGAAGTATTCTGGTTGGTTCAAAGAAGAATCAGAGTAG
- the murI gene encoding glutamate racemase: MTSSQPIGIFDSGIGGTSVWKEIIQLLPYENTYYLADSKNAPYGQKSKEEIIALSEKNTEWLLNQNCKIIVVACNTATTNAIVHLRAKYDIPFVGIEPAIKPAALQSKTKTIGILATKGTLSSDLFHKTTQLYSDGIDVIEQVGEGLVTLIEKGEIHSKEMEHLLSKYLKPMLLKNIDFLVLGCTHYPYLIPQITKILPKHITIIDSGEAVAKQTQNILGHKNLLQLDRTRLGVHKLHTNSQLEILKQFVKPSETIMVTYMDF, encoded by the coding sequence ATGACTTCCTCTCAACCCATTGGTATTTTTGACTCCGGTATAGGCGGAACATCTGTATGGAAAGAAATCATACAGCTACTCCCATATGAAAACACCTATTACTTGGCAGATAGTAAGAATGCTCCCTATGGACAAAAATCGAAGGAGGAGATAATTGCATTAAGTGAGAAGAATACAGAATGGCTTCTAAACCAGAATTGCAAGATTATTGTAGTAGCATGCAATACCGCTACAACAAATGCCATTGTTCATTTAAGAGCGAAATACGATATCCCTTTTGTAGGTATCGAACCCGCAATTAAACCAGCTGCACTTCAAAGTAAAACAAAAACTATTGGCATTTTAGCTACCAAAGGAACTCTTAGTAGTGATTTATTTCATAAAACAACCCAACTATACAGTGATGGTATTGATGTCATAGAACAAGTTGGCGAAGGACTTGTTACTCTCATCGAAAAGGGAGAAATCCATTCCAAAGAAATGGAACATCTTCTAAGTAAATATCTAAAGCCAATGTTGCTAAAAAACATTGATTTTTTAGTTCTTGGTTGCACCCATTACCCCTACTTAATTCCACAAATTACAAAGATACTTCCCAAGCACATCACAATTATAGATTCCGGTGAAGCAGTAGCGAAACAGACTCAGAATATACTGGGACACAAAAACCTTTTGCAACTAGACCGCACTAGATTAGGTGTACACAAACTACACACAAATTCACAATTGGAAATACTAAAACAGTTTGTAAAACCTTCCGAAACAATAATGGTAACCTACATGGATTTTTAA
- a CDS encoding OmpH family outer membrane protein: protein MKHFKTLAIAFVLLMSATTFATAQSKVAHIDVQKLMSEMPEMKAAQAQLKKLEQTYSADIQASLKELQTKANAYQTEANGLSESQLKSREAEFQKKAEELQGMEANIQQARQSAGEELQKKQQELMGPILEKAQNAIQKVAKTQGFQYVLDATPGAGVLVADGKDLLADVKKELGF from the coding sequence ATGAAACACTTTAAAACCCTTGCCATCGCATTTGTACTATTGATGAGCGCAACAACGTTTGCAACAGCGCAATCTAAAGTTGCTCATATTGACGTTCAAAAACTAATGAGCGAAATGCCGGAAATGAAAGCTGCACAGGCACAGTTAAAAAAGTTAGAACAAACCTATTCAGCAGATATCCAAGCTTCATTAAAAGAATTGCAAACCAAAGCAAATGCCTATCAAACAGAAGCTAATGGCCTTTCAGAATCCCAACTTAAATCTCGTGAAGCTGAGTTTCAAAAGAAAGCTGAAGAATTACAAGGTATGGAGGCAAACATTCAACAAGCACGTCAAAGTGCAGGTGAAGAACTGCAGAAAAAACAGCAAGAGCTTATGGGGCCAATCTTAGAAAAAGCACAAAACGCTATTCAAAAGGTAGCTAAAACTCAAGGCTTCCAATATGTATTAGATGCTACCCCAGGAGCTGGAGTTCTAGTTGCGGATGGTAAAGACCTATTGGCTGATGTAAAGAAAGAATTAGGTTTCTAA
- a CDS encoding OmpH family outer membrane protein — protein MKTKVLLVLTTLLTMSLYGQRGVRIGYIDMEYILENVSEYQEANTQLSGKVQKWKDEIEKQQAAIDKMRKELLAEKVLLTRELILEREEEITILEKDLQTYQENRFGPQGDLFQQRRLLAQPVQDQVFNAIQEIAASRGYDFVFDKSADLVMLYSDKRHDISDLVLRSINRAATQNARKGPNEIDKFDQEPELTPEAIARKEAIDAKRAEQLEKTEERKAEIAKIQEERLKEVEDRRTEQTKALEEKRQKLLEEREKRKKEYEEKRQKLIEEREAKRKKALEEREKKKDTTETKEN, from the coding sequence ATGAAAACAAAAGTTCTTTTAGTATTGACAACATTGCTCACTATGAGCTTGTACGGACAAAGAGGTGTTAGGATTGGCTACATAGATATGGAGTACATACTTGAAAATGTTTCGGAATATCAAGAAGCCAATACTCAACTTAGTGGTAAAGTTCAAAAGTGGAAAGATGAAATCGAAAAGCAACAGGCTGCCATTGATAAAATGCGAAAAGAGTTGCTAGCAGAAAAAGTATTACTAACTCGCGAACTTATTTTGGAACGTGAAGAAGAAATTACTATACTTGAAAAAGATTTGCAGACCTATCAAGAAAACAGATTCGGACCGCAGGGAGATTTATTTCAACAAAGAAGACTATTAGCACAGCCTGTACAAGATCAAGTCTTTAATGCCATTCAAGAAATTGCCGCAAGCAGGGGTTATGACTTTGTTTTTGATAAATCTGCAGATTTAGTAATGCTTTATTCTGACAAACGCCATGACATAAGTGATTTAGTTCTTAGAAGTATCAACCGAGCTGCAACTCAAAATGCCCGAAAAGGCCCAAATGAAATTGACAAATTTGATCAAGAACCTGAATTAACTCCAGAAGCCATAGCACGCAAGGAAGCTATCGATGCTAAAAGAGCGGAGCAGTTGGAAAAGACGGAGGAAAGAAAAGCAGAAATTGCAAAAATTCAAGAAGAACGTCTAAAAGAAGTTGAAGATCGAAGAACTGAACAAACTAAAGCTCTTGAAGAAAAAAGACAAAAACTATTGGAAGAACGAGAGAAACGTAAAAAAGAATACGAAGAGAAAAGACAAAAATTAATAGAAGAACGTGAAGCCAAACGCAAGAAAGCATTGGAAGAACGAGAAAAGAAAAAAGATACAACCGAAACAAAAGAAAATTAA